A region from the Methylobacterium sp. SyP6R genome encodes:
- the traA gene encoding Ti-type conjugative transfer relaxase TraA — MAIYHLSIKAVSRAGGRSATAAAAYRSACLIADERTGVVHDYQRRTGVAASFIVAPDGAAWAQDRAALWNAVEAAERRKDAKVAREYQVALPHELTPEEHAGLVRDFAERLCARYGVAADVAIHAPGREGDERNWHAHILTTTRAVTADGLGAKTRVLDVATTARGEVEALRAIWEERANEHLAKAGHAVAIDRRSHLDRGIELAPTEHVGVHASQMQRRGKAGVDRLALDAGTATRNAALIARRPEEVLRILTDEKAVFSRQDVARALHRYGVDEPDAFQAALARVMAADALVTLPGGERNGDERFTTTAMLAIETGMAESADRLLADRSYSVGTAAVEGALSRRPELAEEQRAAVRHVTGPERITSVIGLAGAGKSTMLGTAREAWEAAGYRVHGAALAGKAAEGLEASSGIPSRTLASWQLAWANERHPLGTGDILVIDEAGMVSSRQLAQFVQTAERSGAKLVLVGDPEQLQPIGPGAGFRVLSERTGFLELEAIRRQRTAWQRQASVALGTRETRAGLEAYRENGAIRFTADAASARERLVADYLADRAARPEASRIALAHTRADVRALNDAIRDRLRAAGELTDEAGFATGAAGRLSFAAGDRLVFLRNDRGLGVKNGSLGTVTDAAEGRLSVTLDDGRAVTVAQGAYDAVDHGYATTIHKSQGATVDRSFVLASSGMDRHLAYVALTRHRDAVGLYAGQDAFPDFAALAGRLGRGRLKASVLDYLGEPREGGEPRAEVAASEARPLADQPAPPQAVEPGERAASVAPRQPFLAAVPYDEAAIDAVLRSRVDPAIYLKRELQVLGLRIHRAVKDHASLYRAIYAQLRTPRTGYVTRIDGLLAKPEAYGGLRGRKGWFAREAEKEERERAERAYGAIREAAIELKNAFSVLVDEMRPQEERYRRRIAIEVPGLSPAAAAALITIARTPDTDPRVFDAVVAKAVATSGQRAEIEAFASAVARRFGANRYGADRGLGPSQGLTREEQEILSGGRVVASCLKEGSLDHLIARVLRQELDQHVDAPPQQTVEQGRDLDRGQAPVPDPLGKGREGGEPRAEVAASEPRLPAAQPAPLPAVELGERAAPVAPRKPFLAAYPYDAAAIDAALDRRVDPERDLKQDLDMLRYEIRMAVKEPAGLFRAIYAELRTPVDGYDDRIDGLLADPLAYGGLRGRKGWFVPTAETEERERAERAYAGLRRSALDLKGAYSWACERARPEEERYRQRITIEVPGLSPAAAAALGKIGRTSIYVPAVFEAVMAEAVAPPDQRAEIEAFARAVGRRFGATGAIGHSPEKGLGPGQGLTSEEREILAGGGFVASYLKEESLDHLIARVLRRELDQRLDMQPQQTLERRRDLDRSRDPGLTL; from the coding sequence GCCGCGCTCTGGAACGCCGTCGAGGCGGCCGAGCGGCGCAAGGACGCCAAGGTCGCCCGCGAGTACCAGGTCGCCCTGCCGCACGAGCTGACCCCCGAGGAACACGCCGGCCTCGTGCGCGACTTCGCCGAGCGGCTGTGCGCCCGCTACGGCGTCGCGGCGGACGTCGCCATTCACGCGCCCGGCCGCGAGGGCGACGAGCGCAACTGGCACGCCCACATCCTGACTACCACCCGGGCCGTGACCGCCGACGGGCTCGGGGCCAAGACCCGGGTTCTCGATGTCGCCACGACGGCCCGGGGCGAGGTCGAGGCGCTGCGGGCGATCTGGGAGGAGCGCGCCAACGAGCACCTCGCGAAGGCCGGCCATGCGGTCGCGATCGACCGACGCTCGCACCTCGATCGCGGCATCGAACTCGCCCCGACCGAGCATGTCGGGGTGCATGCGAGCCAGATGCAGCGGCGTGGCAAAGCCGGAGTCGATCGGCTGGCCTTGGACGCCGGGACCGCGACCCGAAACGCCGCGCTGATCGCACGCCGGCCGGAGGAGGTGCTGCGCATCCTGACCGACGAGAAGGCGGTGTTTAGCCGCCAGGACGTCGCCCGCGCGCTGCACCGCTACGGCGTCGATGAGCCCGACGCCTTCCAGGCCGCGCTCGCCCGGGTGATGGCGGCGGACGCACTCGTGACGCTGCCGGGCGGCGAGCGGAACGGGGACGAACGCTTCACCACGACGGCGATGCTGGCGATCGAAACCGGCATGGCCGAGAGCGCCGATCGGCTGCTCGCCGACCGGAGCTATTCGGTCGGAACGGCGGCGGTCGAGGGGGCGCTTTCGCGCCGTCCGGAGCTGGCCGAGGAGCAGCGCGCGGCGGTGCGCCACGTCACCGGACCGGAGCGGATCACCAGCGTGATCGGGCTCGCCGGCGCGGGCAAATCCACCATGCTCGGCACCGCGCGCGAGGCCTGGGAAGCCGCCGGATACCGGGTGCATGGGGCGGCGCTCGCCGGCAAGGCGGCGGAGGGCCTGGAGGCCTCCTCGGGCATCCCGAGCCGCACCCTGGCGTCCTGGCAATTGGCTTGGGCCAACGAGCGCCATCCGCTCGGGACGGGCGACATCCTGGTGATCGACGAGGCCGGGATGGTGTCCTCGCGCCAGCTCGCGCAGTTCGTCCAGACGGCCGAGCGATCCGGTGCCAAGCTGGTGCTGGTGGGCGATCCCGAGCAGCTGCAGCCGATCGGGCCCGGCGCCGGGTTCCGGGTGCTGTCGGAGCGCACCGGCTTCCTCGAACTCGAGGCGATCCGGCGCCAGCGCACGGCCTGGCAGCGGCAGGCGAGCGTGGCCCTGGGCACGCGCGAGACCCGGGCCGGGCTCGAGGCCTATCGCGAGAACGGGGCGATCCGGTTCACGGCGGACGCGGCGTCGGCGCGCGAGCGCCTGGTGGCGGATTACCTGGCCGATCGCGCGGCCCGTCCGGAGGCGAGCCGGATCGCGCTGGCCCATACCCGGGCGGACGTGCGCGCGCTCAACGACGCGATCCGCGACCGGCTGCGCGCGGCCGGGGAGCTGACGGACGAGGCGGGGTTCGCGACCGGCGCGGCCGGGCGGCTGAGCTTCGCGGCCGGGGACCGGCTGGTGTTCCTGCGCAACGATCGCGGGCTCGGGGTGAAGAACGGCAGCCTCGGCACGGTGACGGACGCGGCCGAGGGGCGGCTGAGCGTGACGCTCGACGACGGGCGGGCGGTGACGGTCGCGCAAGGGGCCTACGACGCGGTGGACCACGGCTACGCGACGACGATCCACAAGAGCCAGGGGGCGACGGTGGACCGGTCGTTCGTGCTGGCCTCGTCGGGGATGGACCGTCACCTGGCCTACGTGGCGCTGACGCGGCACCGGGACGCGGTCGGGCTGTATGCCGGACAGGATGCGTTCCCGGACTTCGCGGCGCTGGCGGGCCGGCTGGGCCGGGGTCGGCTGAAGGCGTCGGTGCTGGACTACCTCGGCGAGCCTCGGGAGGGGGGTGAGCCACGCGCGGAGGTCGCGGCGTCGGAGGCCCGGCCCCTCGCCGATCAGCCCGCACCACCGCAGGCGGTCGAGCCGGGGGAAAGAGCGGCTTCCGTCGCCCCGCGACAGCCGTTCCTGGCCGCCGTTCCCTACGACGAGGCGGCGATCGATGCGGTTCTTCGCAGCCGCGTCGATCCGGCCATCTATCTGAAGCGGGAACTCCAGGTGTTGGGGCTCAGGATCCACAGGGCGGTCAAGGATCACGCGAGCCTCTACAGGGCGATCTACGCCCAGCTTCGCACGCCGAGGACAGGCTACGTCACGCGGATCGATGGGCTCTTGGCCAAGCCCGAGGCCTATGGCGGCCTGCGGGGCCGCAAGGGCTGGTTCGCCCGAGAGGCGGAGAAGGAGGAACGCGAGAGAGCCGAGCGCGCCTATGGGGCCATCAGGGAGGCTGCCATCGAACTCAAGAATGCGTTCTCGGTACTGGTCGACGAAATGCGTCCGCAGGAGGAGCGCTATCGCCGGCGCATCGCGATCGAGGTGCCGGGCTTGTCCCCGGCTGCCGCCGCCGCGCTGATCACGATCGCCCGGACGCCCGACACGGACCCACGGGTCTTCGATGCCGTGGTCGCAAAAGCCGTCGCGACGTCCGGGCAGCGGGCCGAGATCGAGGCGTTCGCGAGCGCCGTCGCGCGCCGGTTCGGGGCGAACAGGTACGGAGCGGATCGGGGCCTCGGACCGTCGCAGGGGCTTACGCGGGAGGAGCAGGAGATCCTGTCCGGCGGCAGGGTCGTCGCCTCCTGCCTCAAGGAGGGCAGCCTGGATCACCTGATCGCCCGGGTCCTGCGCCAGGAGCTGGATCAGCACGTCGACGCGCCGCCGCAGCAGACGGTAGAGCAGGGACGGGACCTCGATCGTGGTCAGGCTCCGGTGCCGGACCCTCTTGGCAAGGGGCGGGAGGGCGGCGAGCCCCGCGCGGAGGTGGCCGCGTCGGAGCCCCGGCTCCCCGCCGCTCAGCCTGCCCCCTTGCCGGCGGTCGAGCTGGGGGAGCGCGCGGCCCCCGTCGCACCGCGAAAGCCGTTCCTGGCGGCCTATCCCTATGACGCGGCGGCGATCGATGCGGCCCTCGACCGTCGCGTCGATCCGGAGCGGGATCTCAAGCAGGACCTCGACATGCTGCGCTACGAGATCCGCATGGCGGTCAAGGAGCCCGCCGGGCTGTTCCGGGCGATCTACGCCGAGCTTCGCACGCCCGTAGATGGCTACGACGACCGGATCGATGGGCTGCTGGCCGACCCCTTGGCCTATGGCGGCCTGCGGGGCCGGAAGGGCTGGTTCGTGCCCACGGCGGAGACGGAGGAACGGGAGAGGGCCGAGCGTGCCTATGCGGGCCTCAGGAGGTCCGCCCTGGACCTCAAGGGCGCGTATTCGTGGGCCTGCGAGCGAGCGCGTCCGGAGGAGGAGCGCTATCGCCAGCGCATCACGATCGAGGTGCCGGGCTTGTCCCCGGCGGCGGCGGCGGCGCTGGGCAAGATCGGGCGGACGTCGATCTACGTGCCGGCCGTGTTCGAGGCGGTGATGGCGGAAGCCGTGGCGCCTCCCGATCAGCGGGCGGAGATCGAGGCCTTCGCGAGGGCTGTGGGGCGCCGGTTCGGCGCCACCGGGGCGATCGGCCATTCGCCGGAGAAAGGCCTCGGTCCGGGGCAGGGGCTGACGAGCGAGGAGCGCGAGATCCTGGCTGGCGGTGGGTTCGTCGCCTCCTACCTCAAGGAGGAGAGCCTGGATCACCTGATCGCCCGTGTCCTACGCCGCGAGCTTGATCAGCGTCTGGATATGCAACCGCAGCAGACTCTGGAGCGGCGTCGGGACCTCGACCGCAGTCGTGATCCCGGTCTCACGCTGTGA
- a CDS encoding toll/interleukin-1 receptor domain-containing protein → MNDASKINAFLAHSSIDKVLSKEMFDLMRIDGFAPWLDVECIPAGRPWELEISNAVKKSDCIFVFINSLSINKSGYLHKEITMALDIAQKQPEGAIYIIPVLIDTLDIPNRLSHLQCIYANSGPDIAAIIYPKLQKSLLYRALELNFITDKEIKLIPSPVKFTGIKTVMGQFEGSPLKDGIYLVRGRNPDGSIYYGEAHIVRENGKYVAKYQIGGKNIIYSGESYTIGGRYGGGSVILHHGGSDVVYEGLSPSGIYEGVWGEGGTEQLIPASPFLYRQA, encoded by the coding sequence ATGAACGATGCGTCTAAAATCAATGCTTTTCTTGCTCATTCTAGTATTGACAAGGTTCTATCGAAAGAAATGTTTGATTTGATGCGTATAGACGGTTTTGCACCTTGGCTTGATGTAGAGTGTATCCCGGCCGGCCGGCCTTGGGAGCTTGAGATTAGTAATGCTGTAAAAAAATCAGACTGTATTTTTGTATTTATAAACTCACTAAGTATAAATAAATCCGGCTATTTACATAAAGAAATTACAATGGCTCTTGATATTGCACAGAAGCAACCAGAGGGAGCAATTTATATAATACCAGTTCTTATAGATACTCTTGATATACCGAATAGATTAAGTCACCTTCAATGTATTTATGCAAATTCTGGACCAGATATTGCGGCTATTATTTACCCAAAGCTGCAAAAATCACTACTGTATCGCGCTCTCGAACTTAATTTTATTACTGATAAAGAAATAAAATTAATACCTTCTCCAGTCAAATTTACTGGTATTAAAACTGTAATGGGGCAATTTGAAGGATCTCCTCTTAAGGATGGGATTTATCTCGTGCGGGGTCGCAATCCCGATGGTAGTATTTATTATGGTGAAGCTCATATTGTACGTGAAAACGGAAAATATGTTGCAAAATATCAAATAGGTGGAAAAAACATAATATATAGCGGTGAATCATATACAATAGGAGGAAGATATGGCGGTGGATCTGTCATTCTTCATCACGGAGGATCTGATGTAGTCTACGAGGGATTATCACCGTCTGGGATTTATGAAGGAGTGTGGGGAGAGGGAGGGACTGAGCAGTTAATACCGGCTTCGCCATTCCTTTACAGGCAGGCATGA